In Brassica rapa cultivar Chiifu-401-42 chromosome A06, CAAS_Brap_v3.01, whole genome shotgun sequence, a single window of DNA contains:
- the LOC103873614 gene encoding uncharacterized protein LOC103873614 isoform X1 produces the protein MTKLDSFKDASGIFGHDMAIRKRNIKAPAEWWSCYGSSAPNLRSFAVKILSLTCSATGCEINWSVFQLLHTKKRNRLAQHRLTLQENSGILMDIPTENEILGKSRGISEDIPRKHKIWFPRNIPTEFRGNIIPSEYSYGIPRKILFLGKNR, from the exons ATGACAAAGTTGGATTCTTTCAAGGACGCTTCTGGTATTTTCGGCCACGACATGGCCATTAGGAAAAGAAATATCAAAGCACCAG ctgAATGGTGGTCTTGTTATGGATCTTCTGCTCCAAATTTGAGAAGCTTTGCTGTTAAGATCCTTAGTCTGACTTGTAGTGCTACTGGTTGTGAAATAAATTGGAGTGTTTTCCAACTT CTTCATACAAAGAAGAGAAATCGCCTAGCACAACATCGGctgacactacaagaaaacagcggtattctgatggatattccgacggaaaatgaaatcCTCGGAAAAtcccgaggaatttccgaggatattccgaggaaacacaaaatttggtttcctcggaatataccgacagaattccgaggaaatatcattccgtcggaatattcttatggaataccgaggaaaattctattcctcggaaaaaaccgatga
- the LOC103873614 gene encoding uncharacterized protein LOC103873614 isoform X3 → MTKLDSFKDASGIFGHDMAIRKRNIKAPAEWWSCYGSSAPNLRSFAVKILSLTCSATGCEINWSVFQLRNRLAQHRLTLQENSGILMDIPTENEILGKSRGISEDIPRKHKIWFPRNIPTEFRGNIIPSEYSYGIPRKILFLGKNR, encoded by the exons ATGACAAAGTTGGATTCTTTCAAGGACGCTTCTGGTATTTTCGGCCACGACATGGCCATTAGGAAAAGAAATATCAAAGCACCAG ctgAATGGTGGTCTTGTTATGGATCTTCTGCTCCAAATTTGAGAAGCTTTGCTGTTAAGATCCTTAGTCTGACTTGTAGTGCTACTGGTTGTGAAATAAATTGGAGTGTTTTCCAACTT AGAAATCGCCTAGCACAACATCGGctgacactacaagaaaacagcggtattctgatggatattccgacggaaaatgaaatcCTCGGAAAAtcccgaggaatttccgaggatattccgaggaaacacaaaatttggtttcctcggaatataccgacagaattccgaggaaatatcattccgtcggaatattcttatggaataccgaggaaaattctattcctcggaaaaaaccgatga
- the LOC103873614 gene encoding uncharacterized protein LOC103873614 isoform X2 gives MTKLDSFKDASGIFGHDMAIRKRNIKAPAEWWSCYGSSAPNLRSFAVKILSLTCSATGCEINWSVFQLKRNRLAQHRLTLQENSGILMDIPTENEILGKSRGISEDIPRKHKIWFPRNIPTEFRGNIIPSEYSYGIPRKILFLGKNR, from the exons ATGACAAAGTTGGATTCTTTCAAGGACGCTTCTGGTATTTTCGGCCACGACATGGCCATTAGGAAAAGAAATATCAAAGCACCAG ctgAATGGTGGTCTTGTTATGGATCTTCTGCTCCAAATTTGAGAAGCTTTGCTGTTAAGATCCTTAGTCTGACTTGTAGTGCTACTGGTTGTGAAATAAATTGGAGTGTTTTCCAACTT AAGAGAAATCGCCTAGCACAACATCGGctgacactacaagaaaacagcggtattctgatggatattccgacggaaaatgaaatcCTCGGAAAAtcccgaggaatttccgaggatattccgaggaaacacaaaatttggtttcctcggaatataccgacagaattccgaggaaatatcattccgtcggaatattcttatggaataccgaggaaaattctattcctcggaaaaaaccgatga
- the LOC103873712 gene encoding uncharacterized protein LOC103873712, producing the protein MMLNNNSNSWKCIFCKNNFNAGISRLKQHLRGDHRNAKACTLCPPHVREALIKHKQMKEAEIAARNLALQEEEEGLDEYDEECGKESQPRRSVHAKKRRLRGPLDMYVIVPPPDVLQGRKDQKSTLGTACDKEARENVCGDITRWFLDAGLAFNVVNYPSFDKMIQSIGLYGPGLKPPSMYEVKNTVVQIEDNKKEWASKGCSLMSDGWRDSVAKKDIVNFLVNSPKGSVFIKSKDVSEVVKDSTLLFKLLNDMVEEIGEANVVQVITDNAKNYIKAGKLLQTKRPHLYWTPCAAHCIDLMLEDIGEIPALKNAMKKCMFMNGYIYSHVLLVNMMRKFTKQRNLHRLAITRFATSCITMTQFLKQQKPLRDMINSAEWSESKWPKEAGARKGRQYLMQASFWKNIRRALKIMTPLVKVLRMVDGEKKTRYGIHLCSHGQGKRDNRKGFQLE; encoded by the exons ATGATGTTGAATAACAATTCCAACTCTTGGAAGTGTATATTCTGTAAGAACAATTTCAACGCTGGAATTTCACGTCTCAAGCAACACTTGAGAGGGGATCATAGGAATGCCAAAGCTTGTACTTTATGTCCACCACATGTGAGAGAGGCGTTAATCAAACACAAGCAGATGAAGGAGGCCGAGATAGCTGCTCGTAACTTGGCtctccaagaagaagaagaaggtcttgACGAGTATGATGAAGAGTGCGGGAAAGAAAGTCAGCCGCGACGGTCTGTCCATGCTAAGAAGAGGAGACTTAGAGGTCCACTGGACATGTATGTGATTGTTCCTCCTCCTGATGTTTTGCAAGGAAGGAAAGATCAAAAGAGTACTCTTGGAACTGCTTGTGATAAAGAGGCAAGGGAAAATGTATGTGGAGATATAACTAGGTGGTTTTTGGATGCTGGTCTTGCGTTCAATGTAGTCAACTATCCTAGTTTTGACAAGATGATTCAATCAATTGGGCTATATGGACCAGGATTGAAACCACCAAGTATGTATGAAGTGAAGAACACTGTTGTCCAAATTGAAGATAACAAGAAGGAGTGGGCTAGTAAAGGATGTTCACTTATGTCTGATGGTTGGAGAGATTCAGTGGCTAAGAAAGACATTGTCAACTTCCTAGTTAATTCCCCTAAAGGTTCTGTTTTCATCAAGTCAAAAGATGTTTCCGAAGTG gtgAAAGATTCAACGTTGTTGTTTAAGTTGCTAAATGATATGGTTGAGGAAATTGGAGAAGCTAATGTAGTTCAAGTCATCACAGACAATGCAAAGAACTACATAAAAGCTG GAAAATTGCTTCAAACAAAAAGACCTCATCTCTACTGGACTCCATGTGCTGCACATTGCATTGATCTAATGTTGGAAGACATTGGAGAAATCCCAGCATTGAAGAATGCAATGAAAAAATGCATGTTCATGAATGGATATATCTACAGCCATGTCCTTCTTGTGAACATGATGAGGAAATTCACAAAGCAAAGAAATCTGCACAGGCTGGCTATAACAAGGTTTGCTACTTCTTGCATAACCATGACTCAGTTTCTCAAACAGCAGAAGCCTTTAAGGGATATGATAAATTCTGCTGAATGGAGTGAGTCTAAATGGCCCAAAGAAGCTGGAGCAAGAAAAGGTAGACAGTATCTTATGCAAGCGAGTTTTTGGAAGAATATTCGACGTGCTCTGAAGATTATGACTCCTCTTGTCAAAGTACTTAGGATGGTTGATGGAGAGAAAAAAACCAGATATGGGATACATTTATGCAGCCATGGACAGGGCAAAAGAGACAATCGAAAGGGATTTCAACTGGAATAA
- the LOC103873613 gene encoding probable fatty acyl-CoA reductase 4 isoform X2, with product MHTIIQQVLEKDLFRVLRNDLGDANLKNLVLKKVAPIPGDISVVNLGVKDSDLLQHMWNEIEIIVNVAATTNFDERYDVGLSINTFGPLNVLNFAKKCVKGQLLLHVSTAYVCGEKPGILPEKTFKMGETLNSNGKLVIETEMELMKQKLKELQKQECSEEEIAQSMKDLGMSRAKLHGWPNTYVFTKSMGEMLLGNHRENLPLVIIRPTMITSTFSEPFPGWIEGLRTIDSVIVAYGKGRLKCFLADSNSVLDLIPVDMVANAMVMAVAIHAGKSGSQDVYHVGSSSKNPITFGKLHDLAARYFTKSPLVGRDGSPIIVSKGTILSTMSQFSFYMTLRYKLPLQMLRLINIVYPWWNGNKYKDIDRKINLAMRLVDLYRPYVLFKGIFDDMNTERMRLKRQDINNQIYGSLEFDPKSIDWEDYITNIHIPGLITYVLQN from the exons ATGCATACAATAATACAACAGGTTTTGGAAAAAGATCTTTTTAGAGTGTTGAGGAACGATTTAGGTGatgcaaatttaaaaaatttagtgttAAAAAAAGTTGCCCCGATTCCGGGTGATATTTCTGTTGTCAATCTGGGAGTGAAGGACTCTGATCTCTTACAACATATGTGGAATGAGATAGAAATCATTGTAAATgttgctgccacaacgaacttCGATGAAAG ATATGATGTTGGTCTTAGCATCAATACATTTGGACCGCTCAATGTCCTCAACTTTGCCAAGAAATGTGTTAAAGGACAGTTGCTTCTCCATGTCTCCACCG CGTATGTTTGTGGAGAAAAGCCTGGAATCTTACCAGAGAAAACATTCAAAATGGGAGAAACGTTGAACTCTAATGGAAAATTAGTTATTGAAACTGAAATGGAGCTAATGAAGCAGAAGCTGAAAGAACTGCAGAAACAAGAATGTTCCGAAGAAGAGATTGCACAGTCCATGAAAGATCTTGGAATGTCAAG GGCGAAGCTTCATGGATGGCCAAACACATATGTTTTTACCAAATCAATGGGAGAGATGCTTCTTGGTAACCATAGAGAAAACCTTCCTCTCGTTATCATCCGTCCCACGATGATCACTAGCACTTTTTCAGAACCGTTTCCCGGTTGGATTGAAGGGCTAAG AACCATAGATAGTGTGATTGTTGCATATGGCAAAGGAAGGCTTAAATGTTTTCTTGCGGATTCAAACTCAGTCCTTGATCTT ATACCTGTGGACATGGTCGCTAATGCAATGGTCATGGCAGTGGCAATACACGCCGGGAAGTCAGGCTCTCAGGACGTGTACCATGTCGGCTCCTCTTCTAAGAATCCGATAACATTCGGAAAGCTTCACGACCTCGCGGCTCGTTATTTTACTAAAAGCCCTCTTGTTGGACGAGACGGGTCACCAATCATAGTCTCCAAAGGAACGATCTTGTCCACTATGTCTCAGTTCAGCTTCTACATGACCCTTCGTTACAAGCTACCTTTGCAG ATGTTGCGATTGATAAACATAGTTTATCCATGGTGGAATGGAAATAAATACAAAGACATTGACCGCAAAATAAATCTGGCGATGCGGCTTGTCGACCTCTATCGACCTTATGTGTTGTTTAAGGGAAT ATTTGACGATATGAATACTGAGCGAATGAGGTTGAAAAGACAAGACATCAATAACCAAATATATGGTTCACTTGAATTTGACCCCAAGTCTATTGATTGGGAAGATTACATCACGAACATTCATATTCCCGGCCTCATTACTTATGTACTACAAAATTGA
- the LOC103873613 gene encoding probable fatty acyl-CoA reductase 4 isoform X1, with the protein MDSKCVQFFQNKTILVTGVPGFLAKVFLEKILRVQPDVKRLYLLLRSSDNESAMERFRTEVLEKDLFRVLRNDLGDANLKNLVLKKVAPIPGDISVVNLGVKDSDLLQHMWNEIEIIVNVAATTNFDERYDVGLSINTFGPLNVLNFAKKCVKGQLLLHVSTAYVCGEKPGILPEKTFKMGETLNSNGKLVIETEMELMKQKLKELQKQECSEEEIAQSMKDLGMSRAKLHGWPNTYVFTKSMGEMLLGNHRENLPLVIIRPTMITSTFSEPFPGWIEGLRTIDSVIVAYGKGRLKCFLADSNSVLDLIPVDMVANAMVMAVAIHAGKSGSQDVYHVGSSSKNPITFGKLHDLAARYFTKSPLVGRDGSPIIVSKGTILSTMSQFSFYMTLRYKLPLQMLRLINIVYPWWNGNKYKDIDRKINLAMRLVDLYRPYVLFKGIFDDMNTERMRLKRQDINNQIYGSLEFDPKSIDWEDYITNIHIPGLITYVLQN; encoded by the exons ATGGACTCCAAGTGCGTCCAATTTTTCCAGAACAAGACGATTCTCGTCACCGGTGTTCCTGGTTTCCTTGCCAAAG tGTTTTTGGAGAAAATATTGAGGGTACAACCAGACGTGAAGAGGCTTTACCTTCTCTTGAGATCATCAGACAATGAATCCGCCATGGAACGGTTTCGCACTGAG GTTTTGGAAAAAGATCTTTTTAGAGTGTTGAGGAACGATTTAGGTGatgcaaatttaaaaaatttagtgttAAAAAAAGTTGCCCCGATTCCGGGTGATATTTCTGTTGTCAATCTGGGAGTGAAGGACTCTGATCTCTTACAACATATGTGGAATGAGATAGAAATCATTGTAAATgttgctgccacaacgaacttCGATGAAAG ATATGATGTTGGTCTTAGCATCAATACATTTGGACCGCTCAATGTCCTCAACTTTGCCAAGAAATGTGTTAAAGGACAGTTGCTTCTCCATGTCTCCACCG CGTATGTTTGTGGAGAAAAGCCTGGAATCTTACCAGAGAAAACATTCAAAATGGGAGAAACGTTGAACTCTAATGGAAAATTAGTTATTGAAACTGAAATGGAGCTAATGAAGCAGAAGCTGAAAGAACTGCAGAAACAAGAATGTTCCGAAGAAGAGATTGCACAGTCCATGAAAGATCTTGGAATGTCAAG GGCGAAGCTTCATGGATGGCCAAACACATATGTTTTTACCAAATCAATGGGAGAGATGCTTCTTGGTAACCATAGAGAAAACCTTCCTCTCGTTATCATCCGTCCCACGATGATCACTAGCACTTTTTCAGAACCGTTTCCCGGTTGGATTGAAGGGCTAAG AACCATAGATAGTGTGATTGTTGCATATGGCAAAGGAAGGCTTAAATGTTTTCTTGCGGATTCAAACTCAGTCCTTGATCTT ATACCTGTGGACATGGTCGCTAATGCAATGGTCATGGCAGTGGCAATACACGCCGGGAAGTCAGGCTCTCAGGACGTGTACCATGTCGGCTCCTCTTCTAAGAATCCGATAACATTCGGAAAGCTTCACGACCTCGCGGCTCGTTATTTTACTAAAAGCCCTCTTGTTGGACGAGACGGGTCACCAATCATAGTCTCCAAAGGAACGATCTTGTCCACTATGTCTCAGTTCAGCTTCTACATGACCCTTCGTTACAAGCTACCTTTGCAG ATGTTGCGATTGATAAACATAGTTTATCCATGGTGGAATGGAAATAAATACAAAGACATTGACCGCAAAATAAATCTGGCGATGCGGCTTGTCGACCTCTATCGACCTTATGTGTTGTTTAAGGGAAT ATTTGACGATATGAATACTGAGCGAATGAGGTTGAAAAGACAAGACATCAATAACCAAATATATGGTTCACTTGAATTTGACCCCAAGTCTATTGATTGGGAAGATTACATCACGAACATTCATATTCCCGGCCTCATTACTTATGTACTACAAAATTGA